A single window of Sandaracinaceae bacterium DNA harbors:
- a CDS encoding OmpA family protein has translation MLQLRTLTLSALLLALLAPGLASAQSGTLNRFRASETTEDDFHLSRPGDFGHVRLSAQLHVDYGLNPLVWEGMRGDTGSEEFSIVEHQLNGTLGLGFGLFDRLVIFAGLPITMVMDGASEMEAMRVGAPVADGAGLGDAYLGARVRLFGEDEDPGTLGLQVTGTFPTSIDGSYRGEPFLTLHPELLGELRPTDDLRIVLNVGALVREETSAMTNLQFRHELTYGLGLGYAVWRDESAPRTHLDLVAQVYGATAFALIGERDGTAVEATGGAKFFHESGVVAGLAAGPGLARGFGSPDLRLIATVGWAMPEPEDEVDGDRDGDGIMDSVDQCRDQPEDVDSFEDEDGCPDPDNDGDGILDEPDECPMEPETVNEVDDADGCPDEVGDRDGDGLNDVADQCPDDPEDVDQHEDEDGCPDPDNDGDGVLDAADECVNEPGVVENRGCPDADRDGDTVVDRRDNCPDEPGPVENHGCAEEQQVVIEDGRLEILDHVYFRTNRATIQRRSFALLLNVARVINAHPEIARISVEGHTDARGRRERNMTLSQQRAEAVVEFLVERGDVDASRLEAHGYGPDRPVVENASTTAEHAQNRRVEFNIPSGDIEQRDSGPSADTIDR, from the coding sequence ATGCTTCAGCTCCGAACGCTCACCCTCTCCGCGCTCCTCTTGGCGCTCCTCGCGCCTGGGCTCGCCAGCGCCCAGTCGGGCACCCTCAACCGCTTCCGCGCGTCGGAGACGACCGAAGACGACTTCCACCTGAGCAGGCCTGGTGACTTCGGGCACGTGCGCCTCAGCGCGCAGCTCCACGTCGACTACGGCCTCAACCCGCTCGTGTGGGAGGGCATGCGTGGCGACACCGGCTCCGAGGAGTTCTCGATCGTCGAGCATCAGCTCAACGGCACCCTCGGGCTCGGCTTCGGGCTCTTCGATCGGCTCGTGATCTTCGCGGGGCTGCCCATCACGATGGTGATGGACGGCGCGAGCGAGATGGAGGCGATGCGGGTCGGCGCGCCCGTCGCCGACGGCGCCGGCCTCGGGGACGCCTATCTCGGCGCGCGCGTCCGGCTCTTCGGCGAGGACGAGGACCCCGGCACCCTCGGCCTGCAGGTCACGGGCACCTTCCCGACCTCGATCGACGGGAGCTACCGCGGCGAACCCTTCCTCACCCTGCACCCCGAGCTGCTCGGCGAGCTCCGCCCGACCGACGATCTGCGCATCGTGCTGAACGTCGGCGCCCTGGTCCGCGAGGAGACCAGCGCGATGACCAACCTCCAGTTCCGCCACGAGCTCACCTACGGGCTCGGCCTCGGCTACGCGGTCTGGCGCGACGAGAGCGCGCCGCGCACCCACCTCGACCTGGTCGCGCAGGTCTACGGCGCGACCGCGTTCGCCCTCATCGGCGAGCGTGACGGCACCGCGGTCGAGGCCACGGGCGGCGCGAAGTTCTTCCACGAGAGCGGCGTCGTCGCGGGCCTCGCGGCTGGCCCCGGCCTCGCGCGCGGCTTCGGCAGCCCCGACCTGCGCCTCATCGCCACCGTCGGCTGGGCCATGCCCGAGCCGGAGGACGAGGTCGACGGAGACCGCGACGGCGACGGGATCATGGACTCGGTGGACCAGTGCCGAGACCAGCCCGAGGACGTCGACAGCTTCGAGGACGAGGACGGCTGCCCCGACCCGGACAACGACGGCGACGGCATCCTCGACGAGCCCGACGAGTGCCCGATGGAGCCGGAGACGGTCAACGAGGTCGACGACGCGGACGGCTGCCCCGACGAGGTGGGCGACCGTGACGGCGACGGCCTGAACGACGTCGCCGACCAGTGCCCCGACGACCCCGAGGACGTCGACCAGCACGAGGACGAGGACGGCTGCCCCGACCCGGACAACGACGGCGACGGAGTGCTCGACGCGGCCGACGAGTGCGTCAACGAGCCGGGCGTGGTCGAGAACCGCGGCTGCCCCGACGCGGACCGCGACGGCGACACCGTGGTCGACCGCCGGGACAACTGCCCCGACGAGCCCGGCCCGGTCGAGAACCACGGCTGCGCCGAGGAGCAGCAGGTCGTCATCGAGGACGGCCGGCTGGAGATCCTCGACCACGTCTACTTCCGCACGAACCGCGCGACCATCCAGCGCCGCAGCTTCGCGCTGCTGCTGAACGTCGCGCGGGTCATCAACGCCCACCCCGAGATCGCGCGGATCAGCGTGGAGGGCCACACCGACGCGCGCGGCCGCCGCGAGCGCAACATGACCCTCAGTCAGCAGCGCGCGGAGGCGGTCGTCGAGTTCCTCGTCGAGCGCGGCGACGTCGACGCGAGCCGCCTCGAGGCGCACGGCTACGGCCCGGACCGCCCCGTGGTGGAGAACGCGAGCACGACGGCGGAGCACGCGCAGAACCGCCGCGTGGAGTTCAACATCCCGAGCGGCGACATCGAGCAGCGCGACAGCGGCCCCTCGGCCGACACCATCGACCGCTGA
- a CDS encoding RNA polymerase sigma factor, whose product MTDRALMSVRAEVDRLYREEHGRIVAPLIRLLGDFDRAEEVVHEAFEAALSQWPAEGLPDEPRAWLLRAARNKAIDRIRRSRSFADKRAELKAVADIESAFAPAADELLELGPRDDMLRLVFTCCHPAIAADAQIALTLRAICGLTTPEIARAFLVDEKAMAQRLVRVKKKIRGARIPYRVPAPEELPERIDAVLHALYLVFNEGYAATAGDALVRKDLCGTAIRLAELVSTLLPREPGPKGLLALMLLHDARRHARVDALGELVLLEDQDRGLWDRAQIARALPLVEEGLRERPPRGYAIQAAIAALHAQAERPADTDWRQIAGLYHVLLRLEPSPVVELNRAVAIAMNGDEEEGLRLLDALAARGTLAHYHLLPAARGELLRRLGRTEEARGAYRAALALVNNDVERRFLERRLAALDP is encoded by the coding sequence TTGACTGACCGCGCCCTCATGAGCGTGCGCGCCGAGGTCGATCGGCTCTATCGCGAAGAGCACGGTCGGATCGTCGCGCCGCTCATCCGTCTCCTCGGCGACTTCGACCGCGCCGAGGAGGTGGTTCACGAGGCCTTCGAGGCGGCGCTCAGCCAGTGGCCCGCCGAGGGCCTCCCCGACGAGCCCCGCGCGTGGCTGCTCCGCGCGGCGCGCAACAAGGCCATCGACCGCATCCGCCGCAGCCGCAGCTTCGCCGACAAGCGCGCGGAGCTGAAGGCGGTCGCGGACATCGAGAGCGCCTTCGCGCCGGCGGCGGACGAGCTGCTCGAGCTCGGGCCGCGCGACGACATGCTGCGGCTGGTCTTCACCTGCTGCCACCCCGCGATCGCCGCCGACGCGCAGATCGCGCTCACGCTCCGCGCCATCTGCGGCCTGACCACGCCCGAGATCGCGCGCGCCTTCCTCGTCGACGAGAAGGCGATGGCGCAGCGCCTGGTCCGGGTGAAGAAGAAGATCCGCGGGGCGAGGATCCCCTACCGCGTGCCGGCCCCCGAGGAGCTCCCGGAGCGGATCGACGCGGTGCTGCACGCGCTCTATCTGGTCTTCAACGAGGGCTACGCGGCCACCGCCGGGGACGCGCTCGTTCGCAAGGATCTCTGCGGGACCGCGATCCGGCTCGCGGAGCTGGTCAGCACGCTGTTGCCGAGGGAGCCGGGTCCGAAGGGCCTGCTCGCGCTCATGCTGCTCCACGACGCGCGCCGCCACGCGCGGGTCGACGCGCTCGGAGAGCTCGTGCTCCTCGAGGACCAGGACCGGGGCCTGTGGGACCGGGCGCAGATCGCCCGCGCGCTGCCGTTGGTCGAGGAGGGGCTGCGGGAGCGGCCCCCGCGAGGCTACGCGATCCAGGCCGCGATCGCGGCGCTGCACGCCCAGGCCGAGCGCCCCGCCGACACCGACTGGCGCCAGATCGCGGGGCTCTATCACGTGCTCCTCCGCCTCGAGCCGTCGCCCGTGGTCGAGCTGAACCGCGCTGTCGCGATCGCGATGAACGGCGACGAAGAGGAGGGCCTGCGCCTGCTCGACGCGCTCGCCGCCCGCGGGACCCTGGCCCACTACCACCTGCTGCCCGCCGCGCGCGGGGAGCTCCTCCGTCGGCTCGGGCGCACCGAGGAGGCGCGCGGCGCCTACCGCGCGGCCCTCGCCCTGGTGAACAACGACGTCGAGCGCCGCTTCCTCGAGCGCCGCCTGGCCGCGCTCGATCCGTGA
- a CDS encoding CBS domain-containing protein yields MNAKVSDVMAKRVITAEPHHTVDHVRGLMQRNKISAVPVVGPSGEAVGIVTSTDLVAEHPGGAHISQLMTEGVRAVPAYNDASVAARIMRKQKLHHVVVTHEKKVVGIVSAFDLLKLVEDHRFVMKSGPTPSKKAKGSRKGSAA; encoded by the coding sequence ATGAACGCCAAAGTCAGCGACGTCATGGCCAAGCGAGTGATCACCGCGGAGCCGCACCACACCGTGGATCACGTCCGCGGTCTCATGCAGCGAAACAAGATCTCGGCCGTGCCCGTCGTGGGCCCGAGCGGCGAGGCCGTCGGCATCGTCACCAGCACCGACCTCGTCGCCGAGCACCCCGGCGGCGCGCACATCTCCCAGCTCATGACCGAGGGCGTGCGCGCCGTGCCGGCCTACAACGACGCCAGCGTCGCGGCCCGCATCATGCGCAAGCAGAAGCTCCACCACGTCGTCGTGACCCACGAGAAGAAGGTCGTCGGCATCGTGAGCGCGTTCGATCTCCTGAAGCTCGTGGAGGACCACCGCTTCGTCATGAAGAGCGGCCCGACGCCCTCCAAGAAGGCGAAGGGCTCGCGCAAGGGCAGCGCGGCGTAG
- a CDS encoding VOC family protein has protein sequence MSYDYGKFNWFELVTAEVERAKAFYPETLPWKAKDAEMPGFDYTLLMHGETSVAGLTKPQQEGVPSHWLSYVSVKDVDATAKKVVKHGGKLLADAFDVPTVGRMQPITDPEGAALVLFHAAEGEPPATEGPGSWHWNELWANDPEKLLAFYEGVLGWTNDSMEMPNGTYFVLKNGDAMRGGLMKKPTAEIPSMWLQYVTVENADDAVARAERNGAKKLGELMDVPGVGRFGMFSDPTGAVLGVITPAS, from the coding sequence ATGTCCTACGATTACGGTAAGTTCAACTGGTTCGAATTGGTCACTGCGGAGGTCGAGCGCGCCAAGGCGTTCTACCCGGAGACGCTGCCCTGGAAGGCGAAGGACGCCGAGATGCCGGGGTTCGACTACACCCTGCTGATGCACGGCGAGACGAGCGTCGCCGGGCTGACCAAGCCTCAGCAGGAGGGCGTGCCGAGTCACTGGCTCAGCTACGTCTCGGTGAAGGACGTCGACGCCACCGCGAAGAAGGTGGTGAAGCACGGCGGCAAGCTCCTGGCCGACGCGTTCGACGTGCCGACGGTGGGTCGCATGCAGCCGATCACCGATCCCGAGGGCGCCGCGCTCGTGCTGTTCCACGCGGCCGAGGGTGAGCCTCCCGCGACGGAAGGGCCGGGCAGCTGGCACTGGAACGAGCTGTGGGCGAACGACCCCGAGAAGCTGCTCGCCTTCTACGAGGGCGTGCTCGGCTGGACCAACGACTCGATGGAGATGCCGAACGGCACCTACTTCGTGCTGAAGAACGGCGACGCGATGCGCGGCGGCCTGATGAAGAAGCCGACGGCCGAGATCCCGAGCATGTGGCTGCAGTACGTGACGGTCGAGAACGCCGACGACGCGGTCGCGCGCGCCGAGCGGAACGGGGCGAAGAAGCTCGGCGAGCTGATGGACGTGCCGGGCGTCGGGCGCTTCGGCATGTTCTCGGACCCCACGGGCGCCGTGCTCGGGGTGATCACCCCGGCGAGCTGA
- a CDS encoding YciI family protein: protein MQYLLLIYEDEKVAKDMTPEEMQAVIAEYGTFTEGIVKSGHFKGGEALEPVDTATTVRVRDGKTVKTDGPFAETREQLGGYYLIEAPDLDEACSIAAKIPAARNGSIEIRPIMTFD from the coding sequence ATGCAATATCTGTTGTTGATCTACGAGGACGAGAAGGTCGCCAAGGACATGACGCCGGAGGAGATGCAGGCGGTCATCGCCGAGTACGGCACCTTCACCGAGGGCATCGTGAAGTCGGGGCACTTCAAGGGGGGTGAGGCCCTCGAGCCCGTCGACACGGCCACCACGGTCCGGGTCCGGGACGGCAAGACGGTCAAGACCGACGGCCCCTTCGCGGAGACCCGCGAGCAGCTCGGCGGCTACTACCTCATCGAGGCGCCGGACCTCGACGAGGCCTGCAGCATCGCGGCGAAGATCCCCGCGGCGCGCAACGGATCCATCGAGATCCGCCCCATCATGACGTTTGACTGA